A genomic segment from Polyangium mundeleinium encodes:
- a CDS encoding tetratricopeptide repeat protein translates to MPPRSTPRARAFARAILASLLAASAVGCGTSNRPTKTPVQVVEGPVRPVDVQDADFSASLARVLSDGARTPQRLGLVAGVVRRQLAHAERRFALGHAERGTASVLGALYLVRVGEGQGAMVDATGARALDGAIRHLSGLGDEGRVHALMRMRAAALGTNAPGRTELDEHLANLERWMGDTHAGSPGVKLGAEARYLAARAMVDPSGDTLDAAANAIEAWVGRGIEINRIFRQTGKRPERAEAMEAARAIETGAMMLASIFARHGDAQSALARIESSEVRLIAAPGLRQGLLMASEDGDARAWELLASAFVNERTPMSDEEEEDREERLDPRLVEAGLWGSVLEAYRKDPKDFSAARILAGELVLLGMSEGAPAVLASALGPQPNARLIAAANHIVFDGMAVDADIGDIDAVRRTFRAAAPLLAAADRPEIAAAGLEPTPARLRLLMASVEVHAGDLAAARPLFVAAAKGDPSVAAWLRVARADRQAKDSAAALDNLRRSFSAPDARASLADLAEAHLLAFEIHRDLGATDAAKAELADALSAALASQKQRGEAGTRARAETLLGRVLEAYGDAKTARRAHDRALAVAATDRPALGATVLQVVSRALVRRDLDAARAAVRQGLEADVDQEERIYGGLWLFLLERELRATPDDTTARALSTNGDRDAWVVKLAQWALGRMTDEGLLAAAQNASQRVEAEFYTAMARRASGDPATQERLRKVADSPIFDLVEVQLARDLLAPNFRAELPQGTTLP, encoded by the coding sequence CGCGCGCGCGCGTTCGCCCGAGCCATCCTCGCCTCGCTCCTCGCCGCCAGCGCCGTCGGCTGCGGGACGTCGAACCGGCCCACGAAGACCCCTGTGCAGGTCGTCGAGGGCCCTGTCCGCCCCGTCGACGTCCAGGACGCGGACTTCTCCGCCAGCCTCGCGCGTGTCCTTTCGGACGGCGCGCGCACCCCGCAGCGGCTCGGCCTCGTCGCGGGCGTCGTGCGCCGCCAGCTCGCGCATGCCGAACGTCGCTTCGCGCTCGGGCATGCCGAGCGAGGGACCGCGAGCGTCCTCGGCGCGCTCTACCTCGTCCGCGTCGGCGAAGGGCAAGGCGCGATGGTCGACGCGACCGGCGCGCGCGCGCTCGACGGCGCGATCCGCCACCTCTCGGGCCTCGGCGACGAGGGCCGCGTGCACGCGCTCATGCGCATGCGCGCCGCCGCGCTCGGCACGAACGCCCCGGGACGCACCGAGCTCGACGAGCACCTCGCGAACCTCGAACGCTGGATGGGCGACACCCACGCGGGCAGCCCCGGCGTGAAGCTCGGCGCCGAGGCGCGGTACCTCGCTGCGCGCGCCATGGTCGATCCGTCCGGCGATACGCTCGACGCTGCGGCGAACGCGATCGAGGCGTGGGTCGGGCGTGGCATCGAGATCAACCGCATCTTCCGGCAGACGGGCAAGCGGCCCGAGCGCGCCGAGGCCATGGAGGCCGCGCGCGCCATCGAAACCGGCGCGATGATGCTCGCGTCGATCTTCGCTCGGCACGGCGACGCGCAGAGCGCCCTGGCGCGCATCGAGAGCTCCGAGGTCCGCCTCATCGCCGCGCCTGGCCTCCGCCAAGGCCTCCTGATGGCCTCCGAGGACGGCGACGCGCGGGCGTGGGAGCTGCTCGCCTCGGCGTTCGTCAATGAACGCACGCCGATGAGCGACGAGGAAGAGGAGGACCGCGAGGAGCGGCTCGATCCGCGCCTCGTCGAGGCGGGCCTTTGGGGCAGCGTGCTCGAAGCGTACCGCAAGGACCCGAAGGACTTTTCCGCGGCCCGGATCCTCGCCGGAGAGCTCGTCCTGCTCGGCATGTCCGAGGGCGCGCCGGCCGTGCTTGCGAGCGCGCTTGGCCCGCAGCCGAACGCGAGGCTCATCGCGGCCGCGAACCACATCGTCTTCGATGGCATGGCCGTCGACGCCGACATCGGCGACATCGACGCCGTGCGCCGCACCTTCCGCGCCGCCGCGCCCCTGCTCGCGGCGGCCGATCGCCCCGAGATCGCGGCCGCGGGCCTCGAACCCACGCCGGCGCGCCTGCGCTTGCTCATGGCCTCCGTCGAAGTGCACGCTGGCGACCTCGCCGCGGCGCGCCCGCTCTTCGTGGCCGCTGCCAAGGGGGACCCCTCGGTCGCCGCGTGGCTGCGCGTCGCGCGCGCGGATCGTCAGGCCAAGGACTCTGCGGCGGCGCTCGACAACCTGCGCCGCTCGTTCTCCGCGCCCGACGCACGCGCCTCCCTCGCCGACCTCGCCGAGGCGCACCTGCTCGCGTTCGAGATTCATCGCGACCTCGGGGCCACCGATGCGGCGAAGGCCGAGCTCGCGGACGCGCTCTCCGCCGCGCTCGCCTCCCAGAAGCAGCGCGGCGAAGCGGGCACGCGCGCCCGGGCCGAGACCTTGCTCGGCCGCGTCCTCGAAGCGTACGGCGACGCCAAGACTGCACGACGCGCGCACGATCGGGCCCTCGCGGTTGCGGCCACCGATCGTCCTGCGCTCGGCGCCACGGTCCTCCAGGTCGTCTCGCGCGCGCTCGTCCGGCGCGACCTCGACGCGGCGCGCGCGGCCGTTCGCCAGGGCCTCGAAGCCGACGTCGATCAGGAAGAACGCATCTATGGCGGCCTCTGGCTCTTCCTCCTCGAACGGGAACTTCGCGCGACGCCGGACGATACGACGGCGCGTGCGCTCTCGACAAATGGCGACCGTGACGCGTGGGTCGTCAAGCTCGCGCAGTGGGCGCTCGGACGTATGACGGACGAAGGCCTCCTCGCGGCTGCGCAGAATGCGTCACAGCGAGTCGAGGCGGAGTTTTACACGGCCATGGCACGACGCGCCTCGGGCGACCCGGCCACACAAGAGCGCCTGCGTAAAGTCGCGGACAGCCCGATCTTCGATCTCGTCGAGGTCCAGCTCGCGCGGGACCTGCTTGCGCCGAATTTTCGCGCAGAGCTGCCACAAGGCACCACGTTGCCCTGA
- a CDS encoding M23 family metallopeptidase produces the protein MKFLWLRGASVLVSAGALFLAGCGADGPVVWPISGATDGDFPLSSTFGPRVRTEDDIYDFHRGIDIAVPEGTDVSAIAAGRVSEIQTNTSAGGMLVKVDHGGYYSTYVHCSEVDVDVGDSVDAGEVIALSGKASNGFAHLHFEIRKPGDNKKDCVHPLEVLPYTDKGAPTLEIGKVDMTNPLQPKVTITARVGAGELDLRRVSVATFEADTGAILEGLVPLSERAYDIDDWNRTYSSSESDVVIDDPNNEGILVRPKKYNNTMPAYEVDFTFTGLVGAVTSGLLRIRAVATDVTGNVISVESH, from the coding sequence ATGAAATTCTTATGGCTACGGGGTGCTTCCGTCCTCGTTTCTGCGGGTGCGCTCTTCCTCGCCGGCTGCGGCGCGGATGGCCCAGTCGTATGGCCTATCAGCGGCGCGACCGACGGTGATTTTCCGCTCTCATCCACCTTTGGTCCCCGTGTCCGTACGGAAGACGACATCTATGACTTTCATCGCGGCATCGACATCGCCGTCCCCGAGGGCACGGACGTCTCCGCGATCGCCGCGGGCAGGGTCAGCGAGATTCAGACAAACACGAGTGCCGGCGGCATGCTCGTCAAGGTCGACCACGGCGGCTATTACAGCACGTACGTGCATTGCTCCGAGGTGGACGTCGACGTCGGCGACAGCGTCGACGCCGGCGAGGTCATCGCCCTGAGCGGCAAAGCCTCGAATGGCTTCGCGCACCTGCACTTCGAGATTCGCAAGCCCGGCGACAACAAAAAGGACTGCGTCCACCCGCTCGAAGTCCTGCCCTACACGGACAAAGGCGCACCCACGCTGGAGATTGGCAAGGTGGACATGACGAACCCTCTCCAGCCCAAGGTCACGATCACGGCGCGTGTGGGCGCGGGCGAGCTCGACCTCCGCCGCGTCTCCGTCGCCACCTTCGAGGCCGACACCGGCGCCATCCTCGAAGGCCTCGTGCCCCTCTCCGAGCGGGCCTACGACATCGACGACTGGAATCGCACCTATTCATCGAGCGAATCCGACGTCGTCATCGACGACCCGAACAACGAGGGCATCCTCGTACGGCCGAAGAAATACAACAACACGATGCCCGCGTACGAAGTCGATTTCACGTTCACGGGGCTCGTCGGCGCCGTCACGAGCGGCCTGCTACGCATCCGGGCCGTGGCCACGGACGTCACGGGCAACGTGATCAGCGTCGAATCGCATTGA